In the Cucurbita pepo subsp. pepo cultivar mu-cu-16 chromosome LG17, ASM280686v2, whole genome shotgun sequence genome, CTCTTGCCACCTTAAAACATCCCTTGGTTGCTCTTGCTACCTTAAAATATCCCTTGGTTGTTGGACTTGACAATGATTTGGGTATTGTTTCTTAGGTTCAAATGATTGGAAGGGAGGGGATCTTTTGTTACATTTGTGTTAAGAGAAGGAATCCCACCAAACTCCACGCCTGGTTTGTTGCTTGTCTCTGGGGTTTGgtagtgtgtgtgtgtgtgtctaCATGCTCTTTTGAGCtgtattcaataatttatatcaTAACAATATCATAGCCTTCTGCATCCTTTTCTCTGGTAGCTTTTATGGAATGTCTACATTAGTTAATATATTTGCTGCTCTGATTTGGATTTTGGAtcactttttctttgttgtagTGAAATTGGGAGGATGTTTTTCTTAGTTGATAGTAGTTTTAGGCTCCATTGAAGCTtaatattgacattttttgttttaaaagacATGGGCATTTCTTAGTTGATAGTAATATTTAGACTCTTTTGAAAGTACCGAGGAGTAATAGTCATGGGAGCAAGTGAAGTTATTCCCGAGCATCATTTAATGGGTTAAGATATAGATAATCATCAATGTTACCTCTCATCTTAGGTGAGACAAGGAATTTGTTACTGTTCAAGTTCActgggaacgaaacatttcttataaaggtgtgaaaacctttttttagtatatgtgttttaaaattataagtcGTAATAGGtcaaatggacaatatctgccagcacaaatagtattagagtcatatACTGGGCCCCAAGAATAAATTGAGATATTTCACATcagtttgagaggggaacgaaacatttcttacaagagtGGAAACTCCTCTCTAGCAGACTTTGGGtgttctattttttatatattttaacaggactactttttcttctctttcaaataATGATTCTATAGAATTGGATTAGGGTTAAAAACCAATTAATAAGttagaagaataaaataatgttatactaaatttaaattgtaaaGTTAGAATATTAATTGTAATTGTTAGTGTTTGAGTGAGAGAATAATGATGAAGTGATGGGTTTcaatattttacattaaatcattgggataaaaaaaaaaggtgattAATCAAAAGGGAATATTAATTGCATCTAATCCTCCAACTTTGGTTATGATAATCAAATATAGGGTGTAGGGTCCAATTAGTGCCTCAATTATGCATCACTCTTTTCAAAatccctattttttttttcctatcaatttttattttaattttttcattgtttaaaatatttttttttctaaatttatcaAGATATTTTTGTAACGANctatcaatttttattttaattttttttttataattttttaaaaataaaaataaaatttatgggttTATGGAAGAAAGCATGGGCTGAAATCAAGTGGGTTGACTCATAATTTGGAAGCAAAGGAAGTGGCCAATGGGGAGCCATGCAGCAGCCAGCTGTCAAGTTCTGATTGGATAGAACAGGAATGATTTGTGGTCCAAAGCTCACTCACTCCCGACCTTTATTCTCCCATGCCAAAACCCGTTGTCATCCACcaacaccattttttttttctaaattttatttcaaaaatcaattcaaattaatttggattttaGAATTATGgtttaatattaatgatttacCATCATGAATAAAACTATTTTACataattacttaaaatatcaattacaaaccctttcaagaatatttaaaaaaaaaaaaaaatccttttacaTATTTACTTCTTTACATTACTCcctaaaaagtttttaaaatattaaccaaaaaataaaaaatagttttcacaaatatataaatatggtGTAGGCATAGGCATAGGCATAGGTAGAGGTATGTGTGAGGGTTACACTCACTCAATATAATATACTAATTCTAGGAAACTAAGTTGAAAATGTCAGGCATTTCTCAGATGTTTGTACTTAGTCTCCAAATTTCTAAATTCAAGATACAAAACctattaaatcaaatattaaaatatagtaattttaTCAGCGTAAGCTcctaaacaaattattattattcaataaGACGACATCAACTACCACTGTGTGTCTATTCTAAAGCCGATTCAATATAGCATTGTTATAAAACTGTTAGCcactgttggatgatgaaagtctcacgtcCACATAGGCTAATTACATAGAtaggctaatttaaggaataattatgagtttataaacaaaaaatactctctccattctgagtcattttggggaagctcaaagcaaagccacaagagcttatgctcaaagtggacaatttcataccattgtggagagtcgtgtttgtctaacagCCACATCATAGCACTCGAAcccactcttttttttctttttcttctttttttttttaactcactATTTTACTCctaaatcttccatttttcttattgttgtatttccttttttcttttNaaaaaaaaaaggggtaaTGTATTGTGTAGTAAAAGCCCTTAAAAGCAGAAGGTTTAGAACGTACTTTAGAGAGAGCCTCTAATCTGCCGCGCTGTCACcaccttcccttcccttccgctcttccttcttcttcttcttcttcctcttcacgCGTCCCCCACTCCTCTCATTACTACTCAATCCTTCTCTTATAAATTCCTTTCTCCCTTTCTCAGACAAACCCatctttccttcttcctctctctctctctctctctctctctagacgGCCATGGCCTACGGCTCCGCAGTGAAGAGCGTGGCGTTTTGGTGGGTTCTTCTTATGGGGGCTTTTCGTGCTTACGGGGGAAGCTTTTATGAGGATTTTGAGATCACTTGGGGCGGAGATAGAGCTAAGGTCTTCAACCGCGgctcccttctctctctctctcttgataAGGTTTCTGGGTCTGGTTTTCAGTCCAAAAAACAGTACCTCTTTGGCCGGATTGATATGCAGCTTAAGCTCGTCGCCGGTAACTCCGCCGGCACTGTCACCGCCTATTATGTatgtcttttcttcttcttcttcttcttcttcttcttcttcttcagattCCTTGGAGGGAAGATAACATCAACTGTTTTAAtcattattcaaaatattatataaaaaaaaaacaaaaaaaaaagacgttTTTTCTTAAAGAACATCACGGGATTTTGAATGTTTGAACGTTTTTTCTGTTTATGAACAgtcaatttcaaataaagtaATACACGTATTTATCTACAAAGTTATGTTTGAATTGAgttgaatataaattaaataactagGTGGATAATggtaaagataaaataaatatatatttttaatattgtaaaagctaaattaataaaaataccccTAATGATACTAGAAACTAATTAATACGACAAAAATAGTCTAATAACACTTCAACCctttaatgttattttgaaaagttagTACTTTTTAAATGTGtaataaaggtatttttttaatttaaaaaaaaaattaaagaagttttaaggtatttttgaaatttttaaaagaagtttagagtatgaattaaattctatttttgaaacaaaatattcctaatttccatctaaaaaaattcaatataaaaatattttttaaagggtttttttataaaaaaaaattaaggatatatatatatatatatatatatatatattgttaatttagcctcaactaaaagaaaaaaagatatttaaaattataaaattaaaaacaaaaataggcatacttttgttatttataattaaaaaaggtaaatgtaattttgttttattgctttttatgaactaaattttGACTAATCATTTATCCTTCACGTGAattatatatagctatttaatttaaacaaaattaaaaaaaaaaaaaaaaaaataaatgaataagaaaaagacaaattaAGTCGATTATTTATTGACATTTCAGATCATAGtaacaaagaaattgatgtAATTAGCGAAATCATAGTCTTAAATCACAAGGCATAGGCTGACTTTATGGGATTCTTTTGTccaaaaaagtgaagaaatgaTGAGATAGGAAAACagtgaattaattaattaattaattaattaattttgggaTTTGGGGTTTGGGGTTTGGGGTTTGGGGCAGTTGTCTTCCGAAGGGGCAAGCCATGATGAAATTGACTTCGAATTTCTGGGGAATGTAAGCGGTGATCCTTACATTCTCCATACCAATGTGTTCACTCAAGGAAAGGGAAACAGAGAACAACAATTCTACCTCTGGTTTGATCCAACCAAGAACTTCCATACTTACTCCATTCTTTGGAATCCTCAACGGATTATGTAAGAACAACAGTTTTTCCTCTTATTCTACCTATTTCTATGATCATCACAAGATTTCGAAAAAAAGtttaatcatattttggaTTTCTGTTCATAATCGTTTTCTACTTCAGATTCTTAGTAGACAACTATCCGATTAGAGAGTTCAAGAATGCGGAGGAGATCGGCGTACCTTTTCCGAGGACTCAGCCGATGCGAATCTACTCCAGCCTTTGGAACGCGGACGATTGGGCAACCAGAGGCGGATTGGTCAAAACCGACTGGTCTAAAGCTCCATTTACAGCCTATTACCGCAACTTTAACGCCACCGCTTGCACCGCCGCAGACTGCGCTAAATCCTGGTCGTCCTTCTCCGGCTCCTCCTCCGCTGCCGAACTGGACGCCTTTGGCCGTCGCCGCCTCCGCTGGGTCCAAAAGTACTTCATGATCTACAATTACTGTACCGATCTCAAGCGCTTTCCTCAAGGCCTTCCGCCTGAGTGCAATCGCCGATCGAAATTCCTCTGAGAGTGAGAATGAGATGCTCTAATGGCGGCAGCGGAAACCACTGTTCTTGATCGAAATCGAAACGTATCTCGGAAGATAGGCAGTCTTGATTAGGGCTTTTTCTATGTTATTGTCTGCAGGTGAGGTCTATGAAGCTTCATGGTCCTTCACTGTTTCCTACCATGTATAAATGTTgctctaatttttcttttatgtttatattatatcaaataaaatagttaGAATTTCCATGATTACCCCTAATAGCTCAAGACCGAATTAGAATCATTCTCAACAAACCGTGAAAACGGGGTTGTGGGAGAGCAATACAAGCGTCGTGCTGCACCTTAGATGGCGAGCGTCCAGTAGCCGAAAGCATCACTAGCTTACGCTCTAATTCGAGTAGCATGGGGCACGTGGAATCCCGTGTGAATCAGCAAGGACCACCTTGCAAGGCTAAATACTCCTGGGTGACCGATAGTGAAGTAGTACCGTGAGGGAAGGGTGAAAAGAACCCCCATCGGGGAGTGAAATAGAACATGAAACCGTAAGCTTCCAAGTAGTGGGAGGAGACCAGGACTCCGAGAGTTCATAACAATTGATCCCATTTTTTTCAACGGGCTCTAATAGAgaccaaaaaaattgaatgaacGATCCAAccgttaattaaaaaagtgtTACATAAATGATCCGAAATCACATCAAAACGAGCGTGatcatgaaaataatttattttctgttactcaatcataaaaattttaaaattaaataattttaagttggGTCGGTCTATAGGGATATCAATATTAGGTAGCTAATTCAATCAAGTTGGGTTCGTGTTGGTCTGTAGGAATATCGATATTAGATGGTCTGTTGcttaataataagaaaagttGGGTTCGTGTTGGTCGGTAGGAATATCAATATCAGGTGGTCTGTTGTTCAATAATAAGAAAAGTTGGGTTCGTGTTGGTCTATAGGAATGTCAATATCAGATGACTAACGTAacgtttaaaaaaatctagatAGGAAGCTctataaaaagtaatattcttgaaaatagaaaaaaaaaaattaaaaaaaaaaaggggggaaatTAGGAGTTGGTTGAAGGGTAATTTTGAGGGGGGGGTATGAGCAACCGAATTAGGCGCCGGAGTGTGGCGTCCCACCACACCATACACTATTTCATAAAAATCTCTCCGCCTTTCTCTCTCGGAATTCTCTCTCGGAATTCTCTCTCGGAATTCTCTCTCAATCATCCTAATTTCGAGatccatccatccattcaatttcaattcaattcaatcccATCTCCATTTTGTTCCAATCCAATTCATTTCCTCTCCAATTCATCCAATcccacctccacctccacctccacctccaaaTTCCCTCAACATTCATGGCGGATTCGCCACTGAAACCGCCGCTCCAGAGGCCCCCAGGCTACAAGGACCCAAGCGCCTCCGGTAGCTCAGCCTCCATCCCGGTCTCGAAGCCGCCGGCCGCCAGAAACAAGCCCCGTCTCCCGACCTCGTACAAGccgaagaagaggaaaagcAGCTGCTGCAGGCTCTGCTGCTGCGTGTTCTGTTTCCTAATCCTGTTCCTGATCGTGGTGGTGTCCCTCGCCGGCGCCCTGTTCTACCTGATCTTCGACCCCAAGCTTCCCCTGTTCCACCTCCTCGCCTTCCGCATCTCCTCCTTCAAGGTCGCCCCGACCCCCGACGGGTCCTACCTGGACGCCCAGGTGTCCATCCGGGTGGAGTTCAAGAACCCCAACGACAAGCTGGCGATCAAGTACGGGAAGATCGAGTACGACGTGATGGTGGGGCAGGCGGCGGAGTTCGGGCAGCGGGAGCTGCAGGGGTTCACGCAGGGGAGGCGGAGCACGACGACGGTGAAGGCGGACTCCGGGGTGAAGGGGAAGATGCTGGGGGTGGAGGACTCGACGAGGCTGGTGTCCAAGTATCAGAGTAAGGCGATGGAGGTGAAAGTAGAGGCGAGGACGGCGGTGGGCGTGGTGGCTCAAGGCTGGGCGGTGGGTCCCATCCCCGTCAAATTGGATTGCGAGTctaaattgaagaatattgaGGCCGGTGATATGCCTACATGCAATATCAATCTACTTAGATGGTATGTTCTTcctccccttttttttttctttttaattattattattgttggaGGTTCAAAGTCCCACGTCTCCTTAATTTAAGGAAtaatcatgtgtttataatcaagtaatatcatgtgtttataatcaagtaatatcatgtgtttataatcaagTAATATCTccccattggtatgaggctttcgaggaagcccaaagcaaagccataagtgcctatactcaaagtggacagtatcgtaccattgtggcaTGAGAGCCTAGACagtatcgtaccattgtggcaTGAGAGCCTAGACagtatcgtaccattgtggcaTGAGAGCCTAGACagtatcgtaccattgtggcaTGAGAGCCTAGACagtatcgtaccattgtggcaTGAGAGCCTAGACagtatcgtaccattgtggcaTGAGAGCCTAGACagtatcgtaccattgtggcaTGAGAGCCTAGACAGGCATGAGAgcctatgctcaaagtggacagtatcataccattgttgaGAGTGGCATGAGAgcctatgctcaaagtggacagtatcataccattgttgaGAGTGGCATGAGAgcctatgctcaaagtggacaatatcatactattgttgAGAGTGACATGAGAGCTCAAAATGGGTAGATAGGCTCTCACAGTACCATTGTGGCATGAGAGCCTAGGCCCAAAGTGGACAGTACCATTGTGGCATGAGAGCCTAGGCCCAAAGTGGACAGTACCATTGTGGCATGAGAGCCTAGGCCCAAAGTGGACAGTACCATTGTGGCATGAGAGCCTAGGCCCAAAGTGGACAGTACCATTGTGGCATGAGAGCCTAGGCCCAAAGTGGACAGTACCATTGTGGCATGAGAGCCTAGGCCCAAAGTGGACAGTACCATTGTGGCATGAGAGCCTAGGCCCAAAGTGGACAGTACCATTGTGGCATGAGAGCCTAGGCCCAAAGTGGACAGTACCATTGTGGCATGAGAGCCTAGGCCCAAAGTGGACAGTACCATTGTGGCATGAGAGCCTAGGCCCAAAGTGGACAGTACCATTGTGGCATGAGAGCCTAGGCCCAAAGTGGACAGTACCATTGTGGCATGAGAGCCTAGGCCCAAAGTGGACAGTACCATTGTGGCATGAGAGcctaggctcaaagtggacagtacCATTGTAGCATGAGAGcctaggctcaaagtggacagtacCATTGTAgcatgagagcttaggctcaaagtgaacaGTACCATTGTAGCATGAGAGCCtaagctcaaagtggacagtacCATACTATTTCGTTGGTGTaacaattataattattatttccattctttttaattattttggattaaaaacatcttacttaaatattttaaatattaaatttatagagatgtttttccttttttaaattatattaaaaatattcttaattaatataaaatattttgaataaggGAATAAtggtatatattttttattgcaGGATCAATATACGTGGATGAGGTTGCAATTGCTCGGAAgtcaattatattatattatttatttttattgggttgaatattttattggaacttttttctttttttcctttttttaatcgaattaatttttcttaaatattacGACTTTAGAACGTCAAATAATTCTTtgactaaatatatatttgttctaAGTGtgaaatataatgaaaaaaaaggaaaaaaaaaaaagaaaaaaaaaagagggtttcatttaatttgtactaatataaagggtgtttatattattgtgattaTAATGTAAAGACAatgtaatttgttttttattgatatatttaattattcttattattcttttaaacaatatttgtaTGAAGTTATTATTTggattggaaaaaaaaaattattgagagATATGATAACTTCACCTTGGCATGGGACCTCGAGGGTGACTGTCGAGATTGAGTGGCTGAAAAATTGTCATTATGCATTCTCTCAACTAATTGTTTTGATTGTTTGATGATTTGTATTTTgagaagaaagtgaaaatatattctaattttttttagaaattttgagaaataattatcaactttttatttatttaaattttatgaattattatagAGCTAAATTAAAAAgggttaaaatataaataactaaatgtAACTATTAATCTATAAGATCGAAACATCCAAACgttaaatactaaaatatatatttaacaatttttacgAGTTTCTTATCCTACTCCATATTTCAAATCGAAGGGTGATATAAAATCGTTAGCGGCGCATTCATCGTAGTTAGAAGCTCCAATTCCGTATCAAGGTCATGGTCGATATCGTCACTATCATCAATATTATCACTATCATCCATATCGAGAATCAATTTTAACatagaagaaataaattatagcgaccttttaaattgtaatgactaattaataattaattaaagaaatgagTTGATGAATTGTTTTTATACTATGACCTTCAAGTTTTCAAGAAccgttaaaatataaattcaaactTCAAGAAGTAATTAGATATCAATTTCAAACTTAGGAGATCGGAGGATCATCTTCGTCGTCGACTCTGACACCACCAATTCCGGCGATGACAACTACGTGGCCGGCCACGCCGATTAGATCCACCTCCACAATTCGCCAACAACGGAATCTGCTACTACCGGAGGAGATTGGAACTTCCTCAACGAAAATCGTTGACGACCTCGCAGCCCTCCCGGCGGAGAACCGCGAGCGCGGCGGCAGAGATGAGATGGAGTAAACTACCAGCCGCCACAGACGACGGTGTTTCGCGGCGATTTGTGGGACAGTGTGGAGGATTTGGGCAGAGTTCGTGCCATGAAAATGGGATGTGGGAGACTTATTTTGAAGGAAGAGGATTCATTTTGTGCATTGCATTGCATTTTGTTCAGTGTGTAAATATTAGATTCTAACAAAgagttaataaatatttcttaaaatttataatccaaACCCATATAGTTTGGACTTCAATTGATTGAGTGTTTTAGAACATTTACCTTCAATCAAATCTCCCTTGAATTTCTAAAATGAATGTTGCATCATCCTTCAACAATGTTGGTGATAAAATACAATCATAGATCCATCCAATCCATGGTGTGAAAGTTTGAGCAAAAAAGTAGTAATAAGTTTCTAAATTCTAGGGCTCTACACATCTTTTTATATTACTTGCGCTATAATATGGCAAGTTCAGTTGTTCACAACTTTCATGGTGGTCTTTGTAAATCAATACAGACTCACCAAATAATAACTGCTTCGAGATTagaaagaatcaagaatcTGATCTACGATCACTGGAAGCCTCTGCTAGACTCTCTGGGTCTGATTTTAACGATGGAGAAGGCAAATCCACAAGCATCTGAGGAGGAGCAAAATACATGTGCAGAGACATCATGCACACTATAATCCCCAGGAAAAGCtgtttcataaacaaaaacaaaggcTATCAAATTGAGGAAGTAAATCTCTGTATGCTGCTTTTGTTGGCTTTTGTTAGAAAGTTCTCAAGTACGTGCATATGAGTGTtccatggtatcagagccatgccctaaacttagccatgtcaatagaatcctctaatgttgaacaaagggctccaaaagaaaaaggagtcgaggcccctcgaaggcatagtaaaaaatgactaagactccaaaagaaaaggagtcgagccttgattaaggggaggtgttggatgaaagtcgcacatcggctaatttagggaatgatcatgggtttataatcaaggaatactctctccattggtgtgaggccttttggggaagcccaaagcaaagccatgagagcttatgctcaaagtggacaatatcataccattgtggagagtcgtgttcatctaactaAGTCAATAACTTTCATTGCTATATAGGATGAAATTTATGAAGGTAGAGATTGTTGTATTCCTACGATCTCTCTTAGAAGAAGATACTAAGAGAGTCACCCGACACGCCTCCTCTTGTTTTATAAAACAAAGGCTAGTAGTATTAAAGgtaaatgttgaaaatgacGAAAAAGCCATTTTTGGTATGGGAGGATTGAACTATAACAAGtagcacaaaacaaaaaatgctGGAGGTAAGTTGCCCCACATGcagtcttcttcttcttcttcttcttttttttttttttttttttttttttttttttttttttttttNACATACACGCAGtcacaaatttgaaaactgTTTTTTGCAATTTGCGTAATAATTTACCTTaaatcaaacattaaataaCTACACTACGAACATGATGGCTCAAGATGTAGCAGCTATATGGCAAGAAGAGCGTGAAACAAAGGAAATTTATAAACCAGTTTCATAGGCATCTGAGTTCACCTGCAGTGTCGGTCTGAAGTTAAACAGATGCACGGATAAGACAGTCGTCAGAAGCATTGCCATTGAAGTAGAATACACCTAGattattgaacaaaaagaacCACAAGTATTACAAGATATGAAGCACAATGATGGCTAGCGAAGTATATAACACGAAGCCTTTATCGAAGATAAAACAGGTACCTTAACAATATTATCGGCATATTTCATCAGCCATGAAACCAAAAGCCCAGTAGACCCAAGATTAATAACCACCATCCAGGTAGTAATACTGTATCCGTTGAATATACGTTGCCACCATGGACCGTTCTCAAATCCACCTCTAAAATCATCCACGACAAGTCGTGCCATATTAAAAATAGACCCGAATCTGGAAGACCACAATCCAAATGATACTAATGTTAATGCATTCTAATCACACGAATAAAGTTGAAAAACTGATGACTTCTTTAAGCACTACAAGGAGCCATTGGTCTTCTAAATCCGCttatgagaaaaaatgaacataaaCTTAATTCTTGGAAGAAAATCatattcttcattttgaaaataaaacagcAGATTAAAAGACAACTAAGAGTAAGCAACctgataaatataaaagaatggGTACCTACGTGTATAACTGAACATTCTGCCAGTATAAAgaatcattatttttcttcatcaagAATTCTGTATAAATGCCTGCTAATGCTGAAAGACAAGCAGAAAGAATTCCTAACATGTATCCTTCAATTGGTGATGAGAGAAGAGATTCACATGAAGCCTCTCCACATCCTTTTACctgaataaatgaaaaattacaaaaagaaagaaaaaaaaacccattaaaatttatagaaaatatcaataattaactattaattTGGAAAAAGGGAGACTAAATTAAGACCGCAGAGAAAGCATAGGAGGCTAAGAAGCCAACAATTCTATAACTATTGGATCCCCAATTTCCAATATGAACTACATAAAATAACTAAACTAAACAGATTCTGATTTAAAACATACTACAACCTGAAAAACATTCTACGCAGCTGCAGCACATACTAACTAAATGGGCAAAGTTGACTTGTTATGACTTTTCGAATTCTGTTGTTAGGTTGTTAGGTTCAGGCACATCATTCCTCTATCAATATTAACTCTCTGTTAGTTAGCTGAGCACTCTCGTATATAATATGGGCTGGCGGCcaaattagagaaacaattttgttgCTCGTGAATTCTGTTCCCTTCCTGGGTTTACAGCAATGTTGCTGGGCCCTTGTTCAACCTCTCTGCCGCCTGGAACCTGTAGCcttctttatttattgctCTTCATATTAGGAATTACATCCATTTCAGTCCGTGTTCACAGCTAGTTTTTCCACCCTTCCACTATCAGTGATGCCAAGATAGGTCTAGCCTTTAGTCAGGAAATCATAATTATCTGTAATATGACTATTCTTATCACTCTTCCCTCCATTTCTCATCTATCTTACTGATCGCCGAAGACATCTCCAAGAGTAAATTTATTTCCATGAAATTCCCATAATTAGTAACAAGTCCATAAGCCAGATTTGAATAGAAGTAGAAGTGTCGTTCTTTTCAAATGCAATACCTGGCTTGTGGTCGTCCCAACTGCCAACAGAACAATAGCCATCCACTGCAAGTTCGATAGCTTCCTCTTTAGGACTAGCCTAAATCAGGTAATAGAAATATCTGCTCTTATGTAAGAATAAGAATCCAAGAAATGATACGCCTTGATGTAACAGTCATTTGTATATGGTAGAGAATCACCTGAACAAAATTCCAGTCGTGACAATCTTCAAATTCCCCATTATCTGGTATGTGGATGTATCTACATACGTCAGGGTAGCAAATTGAACATTGTTGTGGATCAGATATATAATTGAAGGTATCGGATATAAACGAACAGTCCTCCAAT is a window encoding:
- the LOC111779281 gene encoding xyloglucan endotransglucosylase/hydrolase 2-like gives rise to the protein MAYGSAVKSVAFWWVLLMGAFRAYGGSFYEDFEITWGGDRAKVFNRGSLLSLSLDKVSGSGFQSKKQYLFGRIDMQLKLVAGNSAGTVTAYYLSSEGASHDEIDFEFLGNVSGDPYILHTNVFTQGKGNREQQFYLWFDPTKNFHTYSILWNPQRIIFLVDNYPIREFKNAEEIGVPFPRTQPMRIYSSLWNADDWATRGGLVKTDWSKAPFTAYYRNFNATACTAADCAKSWSSFSGSSSAAELDAFGRRRLRWVQKYFMIYNYCTDLKRFPQGLPPECNRRSKFL
- the LOC111779220 gene encoding NDR1/HIN1-like protein 6, encoding MADSPLKPPLQRPPGYKDPSASGSSASIPVSKPPAARNKPRLPTSYKPKKRKSSCCRLCCCVFCFLILFLIVVVSLAGALFYLIFDPKLPLFHLLAFRISSFKVAPTPDGSYLDAQVSIRVEFKNPNDKLAIKYGKIEYDVMVGQAAEFGQRELQGFTQGRRSTTTVKADSGVKGKMLGVEDSTRLVSKYQSKAMEVKVEARTAVGVVAQGWAVGPIPVKLDCESKLKNIEAGDMPTCNINLLRWINIRG
- the LOC111778113 gene encoding CMP-sialic acid transporter 1 isoform X2, whose amino-acid sequence is MFLWKESQKSPPPKMTTDWRTVRLYPIPSIIYLIHNNVQFATLTYVDTSTYQIMGNLKIVTTGILFRLVLKRKLSNLQWMAIVLLAVGTTTSQVKGCGEASCESLLSSPIEGYMLGILSACLSALAGIYTEFLMKKNNDSLYWQNVQLYTFGSIFNMARLVVDDFRGGFENGPWWQRIFNGYSITTWMVVINLGSTGLLVSWLMKYADNIVKVYSTSMAMLLTTVLSVHLFNFRPTLQLFLGIIVCMMSLHMYFAPPQMLVDLPSPSLKSDPESLAEASSDRRSDS
- the LOC111778113 gene encoding CMP-sialic acid transporter 1 isoform X1, translated to MQWYMVALLLTVLTSSQGILTTLSQSNGRYEYDYATVPFLAEVFKLLVSSMFLWKESQKSPPPKMTTDWRTVRLYPIPSIIYLIHNNVQFATLTYVDTSTYQIMGNLKIVTTGILFRLVLKRKLSNLQWMAIVLLAVGTTTSQVKGCGEASCESLLSSPIEGYMLGILSACLSALAGIYTEFLMKKNNDSLYWQNVQLYTFGSIFNMARLVVDDFRGGFENGPWWQRIFNGYSITTWMVVINLGSTGLLVSWLMKYADNIVKVYSTSMAMLLTTVLSVHLFNFRPTLQLFLGIIVCMMSLHMYFAPPQMLVDLPSPSLKSDPESLAEASSDRRSDS